CTTCCAACACGATTTTAAGTGTTCGTCAAGCGAAGGGATCTTTTGAAGTTAGTATTCCATTTCTGGATGAAGCGTCCCTAGAAAATGCGATTTCGTGTTTGCTGGTGTTGTTGTATTTGAATTATGATGTGGCTACTATTCAAACCAGAATGGCATTGTTATATCCAGTCGAAATGCGATTGCAACTAAAGAACGGAATTAACAATTGTAGCTTAATTGACGACAGTTATAGTGCCGATTTTCAGTCGTTGAAAATCGCCCTAGATTTTTTAGAAAGCCAAAAGCATTCGGCTAAAAAAACAGTAATTCTATCCGATATTTTTCAAAGTGGGTTGCCCAATTCCGAATTGTATTCCAGAGTAGGACAATTAATTGTGGCCAATAAAATCAGTCGGGTAATTGGCATAGGCGAAACGATTTCTCAGTTCCAAAATCAATTTGAAAACTGCATTACGTTTAAAAACACAGCGGAGTTTTTAGCACAACTAGACCAATTGAATTTTGAAAATGAAACGCTATTAATCAAAGGAGCGCGTAGTTTTCAATTTGAAAAAATTGTAGCGGCTTTGGAAGAGAAAACGCATGAAACCGTTTTAGAAATCAATCTAAATGCCATTAGTCACAACCTGAATTTTTACAAATCCAAATTGCAGCCCACCACTAAAATGATGGTGATGGTAAAAGCTTTTGGCTACGGGAATGGGGGTTTTGAAATTGCTAAATTATTAGAATACCATCAAGTTGATTATTTGGGAGTTGCCTTCGCCGATGAAGGGATTAGCTTAAAAAATGCTGGAATTCAATTGCCTATAATGGTGTTGAATCCAGAGTCAACGAGTTTTTCTGCGATTATTCAACACGAATTAGAACCCGAAATTTACAGTCTAAAAGGATTGAAAGCCTTTCTTAAAATAGCAGAGCAGCACAATTTGCATCAGTATCCAATTCACATCAAATTAGATACAGGCATGCACCGATTGGGCTTTGAAGCCGAGAATATTCAAGAGTTAATTCATACCTTACAAGAGAATCAACGTGTTGTGGTAAAAAGTGTTTTGTCGCATATGGCCACAAGCGATGCCGAAGAGCACAAAGCATTTTCACTATCTCAGATCCGTTTGTTTGAAGAACTGTCAAGTCAATTAATTCGGGAATTAAACATTAGACCCATTCGTCATATTTTGAATACTTCGGGTATTAGTAATTTCCCTCAAGGGCAATACGATATGGTGCGTTTGGGAATTGGATTGTATGGAGTTTCGAATGATAGAGAAGAACAAAAATACTTGGAAAATGTCAGTACGCTAAAATCGGTTATATCCCAAATCAGAACTATTCCTGCCGGAGATAGCGTGGGTTACGGTCGCCGATTTGTGGCTGAAAAACCAACCCGAGTGGCGACTATCCCAATTGGCTATGCTGATGGGATTGCCCGTTTGTGGGGCAATGGCGTGGGTTATGTCACAATACATAATGAAAAAGCAATACTTCTAGGAAGTGTTTGTATGGATATGTTAATGGTGGATGTTACAGAAATTGAATGTACCGAAGGAGATGCTGTGATTGTTTTTGGCGAAAGCCCAACGGTGATGGAAATGGCCCAAAAAACACAGACCATTCCGTATGAGATTTTGACGAGTATATCACAACGCGTAAAACGAGTTTTTTACCGAGAATAAATAAGTAAGTATGGGATTTTTTACAGATTTTAAAGCCTTTTTAATGAAAGGTGAAATAGTCAACTTAGCCACGGCGGTGATTGTAGGGGGTGCATTTGGAAAAATAGTAACCTCATTTACCAATGATGTGTTGATGCCACCCATTGGATTACTTTTGGGAAAAGTGGACTTTAAAAATCTAAAATTAGTGCTCCAAGACGGTGTTCCTGCCGTTGTTGAAAATGGAGTTCAAAAATCAAAAGCGGTGGCCGAAGTTACTTTAAATTACGGCGCTTTTATTCAAACCATTTTTGATTTTGTGATCATTGGGTTCTGTATTTTTATCGTTTTGAAAGCCTATGAGAAAGCGCAACAAAAAATCAAAAAAGAAGACGAACCTAAAGTAACGACCGGTCCAACACAAGAACAATTGCTTGCTGAAATTCGGGATTTGTTGAAAAAAAAATAACAATGTTATAAATTTAACAATTTGTTATTTTTTGTGAACGCCCTTGTTTCGAGAATAGTATTGGTTACTTTTGCCAAAAAATAGTACAATTCAATAATACAAATATACAATGAGAATAGCAGTAGTAGGTGCTACCGGAATGGTAGGCGAAATAATGTTAAAAGTATTAGCAGAAAGAAATTTTCCGGTAACTGAATTAATTCCTGTAGCTTCTGAGAAATCAGTGGGTAAAGAAATTGAATTTGGAGGAAAAAAACACAAAGTGGTTGGCATGCAAACGGCTGTCGATATGAAAGCCGACATTGCTTTGTTTTCTGCAGGTGGTGGCACTTCGTTAGAATGGGCTCCTAAATTTGCAGCAGCTGGGACTACAGTAATTGATAATTCTTCAGCTTGGAGAATGGATCCTACTAAGAAATTAGTTGTACCTGAAATCAACGCGGGAGAACTAACTGCAGCTGATAAAATTATTGCTAATCCGAATTGTTCTACCATTCAAATGGTATTGGCTTTGGCCCCTTTGCACAAAAAATACAACATCAAACGTATTATCGTTTCTACGTACCAATCTATTACAGGAACAGGAGTAAAAGCAGTACAACAGTTTGAAAACGAATGTGCTGGTATCGAAGGAGACATGGTGTACAAATACAAAATCAACCGAAACTGTATTCCACAATGTGATAGTTTTGAAGACAATGGTTACACTAAAGAAGAGATGAAGTTAGTTAACGAAACGAAAAAAATCTTAAGTGATAATAGTATTGCGGTAACAGCAACTGCGGTTCGTGTTCCTGTTGTAGGAGGACATAGTGAGGCTTTGAATGTAGAGTTTACCAATGATTTTGATGTGAATGATGTTCGTACTATTTTAAGTCAAACAGACGGAGTAGTAGTACAAGATAATTTAGATACGTTTACCTACCCAATGCCACGATATGCTGAAGGTAAAAATGAAGTTTTTGTAGGTAGAATTCGTCGTGACGAAAGCCAAGCGAATACCTTAAACATGTGGGTAGTAGCCGATAACTTGAGAAAAGGAGCGGCGACTAATACGATTCAAATTGCTGAATATTTAATTGCAGCCAAATTGGTGTAAGTAGTTCAGTAACACCTAATGTAACCATTTACGATTTATATTTTTCTAAATTGTAAATGGTTTTTCTTTTTTGGTTTCCATATATTTGTGTCCAATGAAACTAAAACAACTATTGATACGATTTTTCTTTGCGCTAGTCCTACTAGGATCACTAGCCCTACAATCGTTTCATGGATTGGAGCATTTAGAAAAACAATTTGCAGAAAAAGCATGTGCGCACAAACAACTTAATTCTTCTGAATTAACCCACCAACACAAAGGCTTTGAGCAGTGTTTGGTTTGTGCTATTTCGTTTCAAAGCGGAATTGTATCTGAACAGTTTCAGTTTCAAATAGCCACTACTCCAGAAGTAGTTGCGCCTTACTTTTTTAACTTTCCTAGGGTTATTTCCTTTTCTGGAAGTTCCTATTCGTTGCGCGGACCCCCGCATTATAATGTTTAAAATCGAATGATTCATCGGTTCTATAGTAGAACACGATTCTTTTAACATTATATCAATATCATGAAAAAATTAATTGTTGCTTTGGTAGTAAGTTGTACTGCCTTAATACAAGCACAAAATACAGTTTCAGGAAGGATTACTGACACTAATAACAAAGCGCTTTCGGGTGTTTCCATCTATATTCAAGAACTACAAAAGGGAACCACTTCACAAGCTGACGGAACCTATAATTTATCGAATTTACCTAAGGGTACTGTTAGGATTTCCTTCGCTTTAGTGGGATTTGGAACACAGTATAAAACGGTTTCAGAGATTCAAAAACAAAACACTATAAACATTCAGTTGGCACCTTCCGTTTTTGAAATGGATGAAGTTATTGTTTCCACTGCGTTTAACAAATTACAATCGCAAAATGTGATGAAAGTCGCACACGAAACCATGAAAAATTTGTCTCGAAAAGGAACGTCAACTTTAATCGAAGGATTGGCAACTATTCCGGGAGTTTCCCAAGTTTCTACAGGGGCTTCTATTGGAAAGCCAGTGATTCGTGGGTTGAGTGGTAATCGCGTATTGGTGTATTCGCAAGGTGTTCGAGTTGAAAACCAACAATTTGGCGACGAACATGGTTTAGGATTGAACGATGCTGGAGTAGAAAGTGTTGAGGTAATCAAAGGACCCGCTTCCTTATTGTACGGCTCAGATGCTTTGGGAGGGGTGTTGTATTTTAACCCAGAGAAATTTGCCAATGCCAATACATATAAAGTCAATTTTAGTCAAAAATTGTTTGCCAATACTTTAGGGAGTAATTCTTCTTTGGGCCTAAAAACAACTTCCGATAATTGGAAATTCTTGGCAAGAGGAACAATGAATACCCATTCGGATTATACTACAGCAGATGGTGAACGGGTGACCAATACACGCTACCAAGAAAAAGATTTTAAAACTGGAATTGGCTATAGTGACGCTTCTTTTTCTTCGGTATTGCGATACAACTTCAACGATCTTACTTTAGGAATTCCAGAAGAAGGGATCGCTGAGCAAAGTCAAAGCAAAAGTGTTTTGTATCCAAAACAGGCGGTTTCCAATCATTTAGTAAGTTTAAATTCGAGTCTCTTTTTCAATTCTTCAAAACTGGATTTGGACTTGGGTTTTATTTCAAATGACAGGTCTGAGTTTGAAGACAGTGAAGTAGCTGTTTTGAAAATGAAGTTGAATACCTTCAATTATAATGCGAAGTATTATTTACCTTCTTCAACAAAAATGCAGACCATTTTGGGAGTTCAAGGGATGCATCAAACCAATGAAAATTCAGGAGAAGAGTACTTAATTCCTGATGCGGTTACCCAAGATTTTGGAGTCTTTGGAACCACCAACTACGAATGGAACTCCAACGTGATCCAAGCCGGTTTGCGTTTTGATACCAGAAATTTGACTTCAGAAGCTAACGGGATTCTTGGTGAAGAAGGGTCTTTTGAAGCCTTGAAAAAATCCTACACAAGTTGGAACGCCTCTTTAGGTTATAAAACTAATTTGAATGACGCCTTCATTTTTAGATTCAATCTAGCGTCTGGATTTAGGGCGCCCAACTTAGCCGAATTGTCTTCCAATGGTGTTCACGAAGGTACCAATCGTTATGAAGTGGGGAATGCCAATTTGAAAACAGAACAAAACTTTCAAACGGATTTGAATTTGGAATACAAAACAGATCATTTAGAGTTTTTCGTTAATGGCTTCTACAATCACATCAATGATTTTATCTATATCAACCCTAGTGGAGAATCAATTGATGACAATGAAGTTTTCAATTATGTTCAAAATAATGCGGCTCTTTTTGGAGGTGAAATAGGCTTGCATTTTCACCCTCATCCGTTGGATTGGTTGCATTTAGAAACCAGTTTTGAAACAGTTACAGGCAAAAAACAAAACGGAGATTATTTGCCATTAATTCCAGCTAATAATTGGAACAATACATTGCGCACTGAATGGAAGGATACAGATTGGCTTAAAGAAGGTTTCGCAACGATTAGTTTAGTGTCTACCTTTAACCAAAATAAAATCAGTGGCTTCGAAACCAGAACAGCAGGTTACAGCATTTTGAATTTAGGAATTGGTGGAACATTGCATCTTGGCAAAACCAAAATGGAGGTGAACCTTAATGGAAACAACATTACCGATAAAAAATATACCGCCCATTTATCACGACTTAAAACAGATGGTATTTCCAATATGGGAAGAAATTGGGTTGTAGGTTTGAACTTCAATTTATAATTATCTAAGCTTCTAATCATCCCATGGTTGGAAGCTTTTTTTAAATGTTCAACAAAAAAATTAATCTTGAGATTCTGTATATTTACCAATGATAATCTAGTAAAATTAGGAATACAACTTTC
This sequence is a window from Flavobacterium ammoniigenes. Protein-coding genes within it:
- a CDS encoding bifunctional UDP-N-acetylmuramoyl-tripeptide:D-alanyl-D-alanine ligase/alanine racemase — its product is MNISIQNSITQLGAEFVGSTNEATIDAVAIDSRSLQNSATTLFFALVGPNNDAHSYIKDVIEKGVQYFVVTHIPRGCEGKANFLIVNNTLVALQQFAAYYRSLFDFPVIGITGSNGKTIVKEWLNFVLSPEYNIIRSPKSYNSQVGVPLSVIGINEQHNFGIFEAGISTIAEMEKLEAIIRPTIGVLTNIGSAHDEGFASTEEKIKEKLRLFDRSQILIYEKNNAIDALIPSTIATFSWSCTHTDADVFVTKTRNASNTILSVRQAKGSFEVSIPFLDEASLENAISCLLVLLYLNYDVATIQTRMALLYPVEMRLQLKNGINNCSLIDDSYSADFQSLKIALDFLESQKHSAKKTVILSDIFQSGLPNSELYSRVGQLIVANKISRVIGIGETISQFQNQFENCITFKNTAEFLAQLDQLNFENETLLIKGARSFQFEKIVAALEEKTHETVLEINLNAISHNLNFYKSKLQPTTKMMVMVKAFGYGNGGFEIAKLLEYHQVDYLGVAFADEGISLKNAGIQLPIMVLNPESTSFSAIIQHELEPEIYSLKGLKAFLKIAEQHNLHQYPIHIKLDTGMHRLGFEAENIQELIHTLQENQRVVVKSVLSHMATSDAEEHKAFSLSQIRLFEELSSQLIRELNIRPIRHILNTSGISNFPQGQYDMVRLGIGLYGVSNDREEQKYLENVSTLKSVISQIRTIPAGDSVGYGRRFVAEKPTRVATIPIGYADGIARLWGNGVGYVTIHNEKAILLGSVCMDMLMVDVTEIECTEGDAVIVFGESPTVMEMAQKTQTIPYEILTSISQRVKRVFYRE
- the mscL gene encoding large-conductance mechanosensitive channel protein MscL produces the protein MGFFTDFKAFLMKGEIVNLATAVIVGGAFGKIVTSFTNDVLMPPIGLLLGKVDFKNLKLVLQDGVPAVVENGVQKSKAVAEVTLNYGAFIQTIFDFVIIGFCIFIVLKAYEKAQQKIKKEDEPKVTTGPTQEQLLAEIRDLLKKK
- a CDS encoding aspartate-semialdehyde dehydrogenase, which gives rise to MRIAVVGATGMVGEIMLKVLAERNFPVTELIPVASEKSVGKEIEFGGKKHKVVGMQTAVDMKADIALFSAGGGTSLEWAPKFAAAGTTVIDNSSAWRMDPTKKLVVPEINAGELTAADKIIANPNCSTIQMVLALAPLHKKYNIKRIIVSTYQSITGTGVKAVQQFENECAGIEGDMVYKYKINRNCIPQCDSFEDNGYTKEEMKLVNETKKILSDNSIAVTATAVRVPVVGGHSEALNVEFTNDFDVNDVRTILSQTDGVVVQDNLDTFTYPMPRYAEGKNEVFVGRIRRDESQANTLNMWVVADNLRKGAATNTIQIAEYLIAAKLV
- a CDS encoding TonB-dependent receptor gives rise to the protein MKKLIVALVVSCTALIQAQNTVSGRITDTNNKALSGVSIYIQELQKGTTSQADGTYNLSNLPKGTVRISFALVGFGTQYKTVSEIQKQNTINIQLAPSVFEMDEVIVSTAFNKLQSQNVMKVAHETMKNLSRKGTSTLIEGLATIPGVSQVSTGASIGKPVIRGLSGNRVLVYSQGVRVENQQFGDEHGLGLNDAGVESVEVIKGPASLLYGSDALGGVLYFNPEKFANANTYKVNFSQKLFANTLGSNSSLGLKTTSDNWKFLARGTMNTHSDYTTADGERVTNTRYQEKDFKTGIGYSDASFSSVLRYNFNDLTLGIPEEGIAEQSQSKSVLYPKQAVSNHLVSLNSSLFFNSSKLDLDLGFISNDRSEFEDSEVAVLKMKLNTFNYNAKYYLPSSTKMQTILGVQGMHQTNENSGEEYLIPDAVTQDFGVFGTTNYEWNSNVIQAGLRFDTRNLTSEANGILGEEGSFEALKKSYTSWNASLGYKTNLNDAFIFRFNLASGFRAPNLAELSSNGVHEGTNRYEVGNANLKTEQNFQTDLNLEYKTDHLEFFVNGFYNHINDFIYINPSGESIDDNEVFNYVQNNAALFGGEIGLHFHPHPLDWLHLETSFETVTGKKQNGDYLPLIPANNWNNTLRTEWKDTDWLKEGFATISLVSTFNQNKISGFETRTAGYSILNLGIGGTLHLGKTKMEVNLNGNNITDKKYTAHLSRLKTDGISNMGRNWVVGLNFNL